One Candidatus Nomurabacteria bacterium genomic window carries:
- the pilM gene encoding type IV pilus assembly protein PilM — MTQSILYKDKPLFGLDVGTSSIKVMQLEQIKSNQKTRRVQGYGSIQYDKAAIADGEIKEPDLVAKAIKELFESSLIGDITTRRVAMSLPVARTYNRVLSLPLLKTKELDEAVRLEAEQYIPVPIEELYIDYDVISSNDKGLEVLLSAAPKKIVDSYATLTELLGLEIVALETSISASGRLVGNAENNDVPTILVDCGSLSVDITIYDKQLIVTGTIPGGGDTFTELIAKKLDVSNQIAHTIKTKYGIAFSKKQDEIIQAIEPILHSMIKEIKKMVRYYEERDGSKKKIGQVITLGGGANLPGLSEYLTDKLRLPARMCNPWTNLDFHKLQPPNEVEKTMYITAAGLSLINSKDIWHD; from the coding sequence ATGACACAAAGCATCCTATACAAAGATAAGCCACTGTTTGGCCTTGACGTGGGTACAAGTAGTATTAAAGTCATGCAACTTGAGCAAATAAAAAGTAACCAAAAGACCAGAAGAGTGCAAGGGTATGGATCTATACAATACGATAAAGCAGCTATTGCTGATGGTGAAATCAAAGAGCCAGATTTGGTAGCCAAAGCTATTAAAGAACTATTTGAATCATCCCTTATTGGTGACATAACGACGCGACGAGTTGCTATGTCATTACCTGTTGCTAGGACATACAACCGTGTTTTATCGCTTCCTCTATTAAAAACGAAAGAGCTAGACGAAGCAGTACGCTTAGAAGCTGAACAATACATACCCGTACCAATAGAGGAGTTATATATTGACTATGATGTTATTTCTAGTAACGATAAAGGTCTTGAAGTATTATTATCTGCAGCACCAAAAAAAATTGTTGATTCTTATGCTACACTCACCGAATTGCTAGGATTAGAAATTGTCGCACTAGAAACAAGTATATCTGCGTCTGGTCGTTTGGTTGGAAATGCCGAAAATAATGATGTCCCAACAATCCTGGTTGATTGCGGATCATTATCTGTGGATATTACAATCTACGACAAACAGCTTATCGTTACAGGTACCATTCCGGGTGGTGGTGATACATTCACAGAGCTCATCGCTAAAAAGTTAGACGTCAGCAATCAAATAGCACATACCATTAAAACGAAATATGGCATAGCATTTAGCAAAAAACAAGATGAAATAATACAAGCAATTGAGCCAATACTTCATTCGATGATCAAAGAAATTAAGAAAATGGTCAGATACTACGAAGAACGAGATGGCAGTAAGAAAAAAATTGGACAAGTTATTACACTCGGTGGCGGTGCAAACTTGCCAGGGCTAAGCGAATATCTAACAGATAAATTACGACTACCTGCACGAATGTGTAATCCTTGGACAAATCTTGACTTCCATAAACTACAACCACCTAACGAAGTAGAAAAAACTATGTATATCACCGCCGCAGGATTATCGCTCATTAATAGCAAGGATATTTGGCATGATTAA
- a CDS encoding PH domain-containing protein — protein MLFRNSYKESAYYKTIEVTDRDARLLCAVKQHPFGLMVIYAASFIAFVFALSLISIVLPKTMASTNSIYSAWTVLAFICGFVLVVVLIAITYVYNQSGLTVTNKNVIQILQKSIYERKVSHISLANIEDVTSEQRGVFSTMFNFGTLKIETAGEQANFIFPLCPHPNRVARIILDAKDDFIQATGQAGSYRNNININT, from the coding sequence ATGCTATTTAGAAATAGCTATAAAGAATCGGCTTACTATAAAACCATCGAAGTCACCGACAGAGATGCTCGTTTATTGTGTGCGGTAAAACAACATCCATTTGGTTTGATGGTCATCTACGCAGCATCGTTTATTGCATTTGTATTTGCTCTAAGCTTAATAAGCATAGTCCTTCCTAAGACTATGGCTAGTACTAACAGCATATACTCTGCTTGGACTGTACTTGCGTTTATATGTGGTTTTGTACTAGTCGTCGTACTCATCGCTATAACATATGTGTACAACCAGTCTGGCCTTACTGTGACAAACAAGAACGTTATACAAATACTTCAAAAAAGTATATACGAACGTAAAGTTTCACATATCTCTCTTGCCAATATAGAAGATGTGACGAGCGAACAGCGCGGAGTATTTTCTACCATGTTTAATTTTGGCACACTCAAAATTGAGACAGCCGGAGAACAAGCTAATTTTATTTTTCCTTTATGCCCCCATCCTAATAGGGTTGCGAGAATTATACTTGATGCAAAAGACGATTTTATACAAGCCACTGGCCAAGCAGGTTCCTATAGAAATAATATCAACATAAATACGTAG
- the ruvB gene encoding Holliday junction branch migration DNA helicase RuvB, with translation MIERIVNTTQDDNIVEEQLELTLRPKDFASYIGQERLKQNLQLAITAAKKRNEPIDHVLLFGPPGLGKTTMASVIANEMGAQIRITSGPAIERAGDLASLLTNLQDGDILFIDEIHRLNRTVEEVLYSAMEDFKLDIMLGKGPSARSLRLDLPKFSIIGATTRTGALAAPLRDRFGHVHRLDFYTPEEIARIIQRSSSILDTQVTKDAAAHIARRSRLTPRIANRLLKRVRDYADVNGDGIVDLQNAEQGLLLLEIDELGLDQSDRMLLATIIDNHQGGPVGVDTLAALLADERTTIEDFYEPYLLQIGMLERTPRGRKVTQKAYKHLNKVPPKSENSQTSFV, from the coding sequence ATGATTGAGAGAATAGTTAATACTACCCAAGATGACAATATAGTAGAAGAGCAACTTGAACTAACATTACGCCCCAAAGACTTTGCTAGTTACATTGGTCAAGAACGTTTAAAGCAAAATTTGCAATTAGCAATTACAGCAGCCAAAAAACGTAATGAGCCAATTGATCATGTACTACTGTTTGGCCCACCCGGGCTAGGTAAAACAACAATGGCAAGTGTCATTGCTAACGAAATGGGTGCGCAAATCCGTATTACTAGTGGTCCGGCTATTGAGCGGGCTGGTGATTTGGCAAGTCTACTTACTAATTTACAAGACGGTGATATATTGTTCATTGACGAAATACATCGGCTCAATAGAACAGTAGAAGAAGTGCTCTACAGCGCCATGGAAGATTTTAAGCTAGATATCATGCTCGGAAAGGGGCCATCAGCCCGTAGCCTCCGGCTTGATTTACCTAAGTTTAGTATCATTGGCGCAACTACAAGAACAGGCGCATTGGCTGCACCACTAAGGGATCGGTTTGGCCACGTACATAGGCTTGATTTTTATACACCAGAGGAAATTGCGCGTATTATTCAACGATCTTCGAGTATTTTAGACACACAAGTAACAAAAGACGCTGCTGCTCACATAGCACGCAGATCACGCTTAACGCCACGTATTGCTAACAGATTGCTCAAGCGAGTACGAGATTACGCTGATGTGAATGGTGATGGTATTGTAGATTTGCAGAATGCAGAACAAGGCTTACTATTATTAGAAATAGATGAACTCGGGCTTGATCAGTCAGATAGAATGTTGCTCGCAACTATTATAGACAATCATCAAGGGGGCCCTGTTGGCGTAGACACATTGGCAGCTTTACTTGCAGATGAGCGCACGACTATAGAAGACTTTTACGAACCCTACTTACTGCAGATAGGTATGCTAGAACGAACGCCTCGCGGCAGAAAAGTTACACAAAAAGCTTATAAACATCTTAATAAAGTGCCACCAAAATCAGAAAATAGCCAAACTTCGTTCGTATAG
- the ruvA gene encoding Holliday junction branch migration protein RuvA — protein MIALLEGTIVEHIDDQVIITCGGVGYGALVTSEDYGRLPVGKSARLYIYEHIREQSHDLFGFIDISSKELFEILLSVNGVGPKMALAIMSVAPSTEVRKAIAEGNMALLKAANGVGKRVAERIIVDLKEKVGYVSSDEGAYNGLNTLVSDEAVDALISLGYTTLDAQRALVGIDTSLTTEERIKLALQQGSHR, from the coding sequence ATGATTGCACTACTAGAAGGTACGATAGTTGAACATATTGATGACCAGGTGATTATTACCTGTGGTGGTGTAGGCTATGGTGCTTTGGTAACATCAGAAGATTATGGGAGGTTACCTGTTGGCAAGTCAGCACGTTTGTATATTTATGAACACATTCGCGAGCAGAGTCATGATTTATTTGGTTTTATTGATATATCATCAAAAGAATTATTTGAAATACTACTTAGTGTGAACGGGGTGGGTCCTAAAATGGCGTTAGCTATCATGAGTGTTGCGCCAAGTACAGAAGTTAGAAAAGCCATTGCAGAAGGTAATATGGCGTTATTAAAAGCTGCCAACGGTGTTGGTAAACGGGTAGCTGAACGTATAATCGTAGATTTAAAAGAAAAAGTAGGCTATGTCAGTAGTGATGAAGGTGCATATAACGGCTTAAATACTTTAGTAAGTGACGAAGCGGTTGATGCATTAATTTCGCTTGGGTATACAACCCTAGACGCACAGCGTGCACTCGTGGGCATAGACACTAGTTTAACAACAGAAGAGCGTATTAAACTCGCATTACAACAAGGATCGCATCGATGA
- the ruvC gene encoding crossover junction endodeoxyribonuclease RuvC: protein MKMLGIDPGTGIVGFGVIETDRRKHKMLDAGVIRTPAHQADELRLHTIYTSLQEIIQEHNPDVMVVERLFFARNVTTAMSVSQARGVILLAATEKGIPIAEYTPLQIKQALTGYGRAEKQQIQEMVKVLLGLQQIPKPDDCADALAAALTHATAPLL, encoded by the coding sequence ATGAAGATGCTTGGCATTGATCCTGGTACAGGCATTGTTGGTTTTGGTGTCATTGAAACAGATCGTCGCAAACATAAAATGCTCGATGCCGGTGTAATTAGAACACCCGCACATCAGGCCGATGAGTTACGTCTACACACAATATACACATCCTTACAAGAAATAATACAAGAGCACAACCCAGATGTCATGGTTGTTGAGCGCTTATTTTTTGCACGTAATGTTACTACTGCTATGAGTGTGAGCCAAGCAAGGGGAGTGATTTTACTTGCGGCTACAGAAAAAGGCATACCAATAGCCGAATACACACCTTTGCAAATAAAGCAGGCACTAACAGGCTATGGTAGGGCAGAAAAACAGCAAATACAAGAAATGGTAAAAGTACTCCTTGGTCTACAACAAATTCCAAAGCCTGACGACTGTGCTGATGCTTTAGCTGCAGCACTTACCCACGCCACAGCGCCTCTGTTATAA
- a CDS encoding YebC/PmpR family DNA-binding transcriptional regulator, translating into MSGHSKWATIKRQKGANDAKRGALFTRIGNQIAVAARAGTDPLTNTSLAMVIEKAKAANMPMSNIERAIARVADKNAAQLTEVMYEGYGPGGVGILVECATDNLNRTYPEVRHAFAKHGGNIAESGAVAFQFTRKGIIRMQATGDDAMLAALDAGAEDVNEAGTEMLVYTEPKQLAKVRDTLKAKNFSIAEAELTYVPNNTIIIDNAETAAKIERLLDALDELQDVISTHVNFDVPDEVADKT; encoded by the coding sequence ATGTCAGGACATTCTAAGTGGGCTACCATCAAGCGCCAAAAAGGTGCAAACGACGCCAAGAGAGGTGCATTATTTACCCGTATCGGAAACCAAATTGCTGTAGCTGCAAGGGCTGGTACTGATCCTTTAACGAATACTAGCCTAGCAATGGTGATAGAAAAAGCCAAGGCGGCTAACATGCCCATGAGTAACATAGAACGAGCAATCGCGCGAGTTGCTGATAAGAATGCTGCCCAATTGACTGAAGTAATGTACGAAGGCTATGGTCCGGGTGGAGTAGGCATTTTGGTAGAGTGTGCAACAGATAACCTTAATCGTACCTATCCAGAAGTGCGCCACGCTTTTGCAAAACATGGTGGTAATATTGCTGAATCTGGAGCAGTCGCATTTCAATTTACCAGAAAAGGCATTATTCGTATGCAAGCTACTGGAGATGATGCTATGCTAGCAGCGCTAGATGCTGGTGCAGAAGATGTCAATGAAGCTGGTACTGAAATGTTGGTTTATACAGAACCAAAACAGCTTGCTAAAGTTCGTGATACCTTAAAAGCAAAAAATTTTTCTATAGCAGAAGCAGAGCTAACGTATGTACCTAATAATACAATCATCATAGATAATGCAGAAACGGCTGCAAAAATCGAACGATTACTAGACGCACTAGATGAATTACAAGATGTCATTAGTACACATGTTAACTTTGATGTACCCGATGAAGTAGCAGATAAAACATGA
- a CDS encoding ComEC/Rec2 family competence protein, whose translation MALVYKQNYSNIMNLRRTTYIAIACATTLIGLFLAKYITPIPGDWFFVSVVLLPLYFSSKTRVIFVGTTFLILGLWRGGVLQADYQQFATHYGEKVTITGYAIEDATYSYNGQLETTLQLTTVNGQPASGKVTLRGYTEPALYRNDNIEATGKLQSTLGGKQGRMSYADLNVVSRSNSIIEKVRKNFIVGMQNALPEPAASLGTGILVGQRSLLPDDVSSALQIAGLTHIVAVSGYNLTIIINAVKRLSRRLSRFQTVGISAALIYVFLLITGFSPSIVRASLVAGLGMAAWYYGREFRPIVLILFAAAVTGFVNPYYVWGDIGWYLSFLAFFGVLVVAPLLVKLFAKGKTELPLLPTVAIESFSAQVMTLPLSMFVFAKISSIGFIANILIVPLVPFAMLASFVAGLSGMFMSLYAGWVALPARVLLNTMIHTSEWLAKLPHALSYVQVSAASMVGMYCIYAVVLVGLKKRTQSVIIKESSN comes from the coding sequence TTGGCACTCGTCTATAAGCAAAATTACTCAAACATCATGAACCTGCGCCGAACAACATATATTGCTATAGCTTGTGCTACAACACTTATTGGCTTGTTTCTAGCTAAATACATAACACCAATACCGGGAGATTGGTTTTTTGTATCGGTGGTTTTGCTTCCGTTGTATTTTTCTTCAAAAACAAGAGTTATTTTTGTAGGTACTACATTTTTAATCCTCGGTCTTTGGCGTGGTGGCGTATTACAGGCAGACTACCAGCAGTTTGCTACGCACTATGGTGAAAAAGTTACTATCACTGGCTATGCTATTGAAGATGCCACCTATAGTTACAACGGCCAATTAGAAACTACGCTTCAACTGACAACCGTTAATGGGCAACCAGCAAGTGGTAAAGTGACACTTCGTGGATATACTGAACCAGCCTTGTATCGTAATGATAATATCGAGGCAACCGGTAAATTACAATCTACACTTGGGGGTAAGCAAGGGAGAATGTCATATGCAGATCTTAACGTTGTTTCTAGAAGTAATTCTATTATAGAGAAGGTTCGTAAAAATTTTATCGTTGGTATGCAGAACGCACTACCTGAACCAGCCGCCAGCTTGGGCACAGGTATTCTTGTCGGCCAGCGTAGTTTATTGCCCGATGATGTCAGTAGCGCGTTACAAATAGCTGGTCTTACGCATATTGTTGCTGTGTCTGGCTATAATTTAACAATTATTATTAATGCGGTAAAAAGGCTTTCAAGACGTTTGTCGCGGTTTCAGACGGTAGGCATATCAGCAGCATTAATATATGTATTTTTGCTTATTACGGGTTTTTCACCGTCTATTGTTCGGGCGAGTCTTGTGGCGGGATTAGGCATGGCGGCTTGGTACTATGGTAGGGAATTTAGACCAATAGTACTTATTTTATTTGCAGCAGCTGTAACAGGCTTTGTTAACCCGTATTATGTGTGGGGTGATATCGGCTGGTATTTATCGTTTTTAGCATTTTTTGGTGTATTAGTAGTGGCACCGCTCTTAGTCAAGTTGTTTGCAAAAGGTAAGACCGAACTGCCACTATTGCCGACGGTAGCCATAGAAAGCTTTTCTGCACAAGTAATGACATTGCCGCTAAGCATGTTTGTATTCGCCAAAATTTCTAGCATTGGCTTTATTGCTAATATATTAATTGTGCCGCTTGTGCCGTTTGCTATGCTTGCTAGCTTTGTTGCCGGTTTGAGCGGTATGTTTATGTCTCTATATGCTGGTTGGGTAGCTTTACCTGCAAGAGTGCTGCTTAATACCATGATTCATACTTCTGAATGGTTAGCGAAGTTGCCACATGCATTGAGCTATGTGCAGGTATCGGCTGCTTCAATGGTAGGTATGTATTGTATATATGCAGTAGTCCTAGTGGGTCTAAAAAAGAGAACTCAATCTGTTATAATAAAAGAAAGTAGTAATTAA
- a CDS encoding DUF192 domain-containing protein, translating into MQNKLKKIKSGPKQKSFVYSALVVTVLLAFIGLASYLFIHRLNTVTYVNATIGSEQFSLELADTDAAREKGLSERDSIGKNNGMLFVFDTAGDWRMWMVQMRFPIDIVWLNSDKEIVYIKHSATPAEYPEIYKAPQPSAYVIEVNAGTLNRLGVQEGDSISF; encoded by the coding sequence ATGCAAAACAAGTTAAAAAAGATAAAGTCGGGGCCTAAACAAAAAAGTTTTGTTTATAGCGCACTTGTAGTTACTGTACTGCTGGCTTTTATAGGTTTAGCATCATACCTTTTTATACATAGACTAAATACTGTGACCTATGTGAACGCTACTATTGGTAGTGAGCAATTTAGTCTAGAACTCGCTGATACTGACGCGGCACGCGAAAAAGGTTTATCAGAGCGCGATAGTATAGGGAAAAATAACGGTATGCTGTTTGTTTTTGATACTGCAGGTGATTGGCGTATGTGGATGGTGCAAATGCGCTTTCCTATAGATATTGTTTGGCTCAATTCCGATAAAGAAATAGTGTATATCAAACATAGCGCGACACCCGCCGAATACCCCGAAATATACAAAGCACCCCAGCCAAGTGCCTACGTTATAGAAGTAAACGCAGGTACACTCAATCGGCTCGGTGTGCAAGAAGGCGACAGCATAAGCTTTTAG
- a CDS encoding gamma-glutamyl-gamma-aminobutyrate hydrolase family protein (Members of this family of hydrolases with an active site Cys residue belong to MEROPS family C26.): MKFFIVDNGSLYLKHIVNRVSANHDYIVQTYSPFEPLDAQDADFIILSGGMQNEVADNLDNGDPWYRHEFDLIQRTDKPILGICLGLQMIAVALGGSLSRLPSMVDTNKHVVLTNEGEAYFSQQELYVHERHQWVVDSADTVGMNILAHSNDGIEILHYPERNIIGTQFHPEIDASPNSPKLFWDILQVIEQPAEVARA; encoded by the coding sequence ATGAAATTCTTTATTGTAGATAACGGCAGCTTGTATTTAAAACACATTGTTAATCGTGTGTCTGCTAATCACGACTATATTGTACAAACATATTCCCCGTTTGAACCACTCGATGCACAAGATGCTGATTTTATAATATTGTCTGGTGGTATGCAAAATGAGGTAGCCGACAATCTAGATAACGGCGATCCTTGGTACCGGCATGAATTTGATCTCATACAGCGTACCGACAAGCCTATCTTAGGGATATGCCTGGGCCTCCAAATGATTGCAGTGGCCCTTGGTGGTTCACTAAGTAGGTTACCATCTATGGTAGACACCAATAAGCACGTAGTACTTACTAATGAAGGTGAAGCATATTTTAGTCAGCAAGAACTGTATGTACACGAACGACACCAATGGGTTGTGGACTCTGCAGATACCGTTGGCATGAACATTCTTGCACACAGTAACGACGGCATAGAGATACTGCATTATCCTGAGCGTAATATTATCGGCACTCAATTTCACCCAGAGATAGATGCTTCACCCAATTCACCCAAATTATTTTGGGATATTCTACAGGTAATTGAACAACCAGCAGAGGTAGCACGTGCGTGA
- the dnaJ gene encoding molecular chaperone DnaJ, with protein MTKRDYYEVLGVTKDASADEIKKAFRRMAVQHHPDKEGGDETKFKELNEAYEVLKDTEKRKRYDQFGHAGVGGASGQGFGGGAYDFSGGGFNFNGQNINFDFGDLGDMFGSFFGGQQRTRTRRGRDIEVAIELTFEEAVFGVEKSIKLNIESDCEHCKGKGAEPGYELKTCKTCNGSGQVVTVTRTILGNIQQPQTCPDCHGTGKVPEKACSVCGGRGVKRKEQKIDLKIPAGIDDGATIRLREYGEAIQDGQKGDLFVHIRVKPHKKFTREGDLILSHETVDMVTAALGGVLKVETVDGEVTMKIPAGTQNGDDFKLSGHGVPHLKKDTRGPHIVTLDVKTPTKLSKKQKELLQEFQSASGKRSIFN; from the coding sequence ATGACTAAACGTGATTATTATGAAGTGTTGGGTGTCACAAAAGATGCTTCGGCCGACGAAATTAAAAAAGCATTTCGGCGTATGGCTGTACAACATCACCCCGATAAAGAAGGTGGCGACGAAACCAAGTTCAAAGAACTTAACGAAGCCTATGAAGTATTAAAAGACACCGAAAAACGCAAACGATATGACCAGTTTGGACATGCGGGTGTTGGAGGCGCTAGTGGCCAAGGATTTGGCGGTGGTGCCTACGACTTTAGCGGCGGCGGTTTTAATTTTAATGGCCAGAATATCAATTTTGACTTTGGTGACTTAGGCGATATGTTTGGTAGCTTTTTTGGTGGTCAGCAGCGTACGCGCACCCGTCGTGGGCGTGATATCGAGGTAGCTATCGAGCTCACTTTTGAAGAAGCGGTGTTTGGCGTAGAGAAATCAATCAAGCTCAACATAGAAAGCGATTGTGAGCACTGCAAAGGTAAAGGAGCAGAGCCTGGGTATGAACTCAAAACCTGTAAAACTTGCAATGGCAGTGGGCAAGTGGTCACTGTTACACGTACGATTCTAGGTAATATTCAACAACCACAAACGTGCCCCGATTGTCATGGTACAGGTAAAGTACCAGAAAAGGCCTGTAGTGTATGCGGTGGGAGAGGAGTCAAGCGCAAAGAACAAAAAATAGATCTTAAAATTCCGGCCGGAATAGATGATGGTGCGACTATCCGCTTGCGCGAATACGGCGAAGCAATACAAGATGGCCAAAAAGGAGATTTATTTGTGCACATACGCGTAAAGCCGCACAAAAAGTTTACACGTGAAGGTGACTTGATACTAAGCCACGAAACCGTAGACATGGTAACAGCAGCATTAGGCGGTGTGTTGAAAGTAGAAACCGTTGATGGTGAGGTGACTATGAAGATACCTGCTGGTACGCAAAATGGTGATGATTTTAAATTGTCTGGCCATGGTGTACCGCATCTTAAGAAAGATACTAGAGGCCCCCATATAGTTACACTAGATGTAAAAACACCTACTAAGTTATCTAAAAAGCAAAAAGAATTACTACAAGAATTCCAGTCTGCTAGCGGTAAACGTAGCATATTTAACTAG
- the dnaK gene encoding molecular chaperone DnaK, with protein sequence MGKIIGIDLGTTNSAMAVMEGGKPEIIANAEGNRTTPSVVAINKGGERLVGQTARRQAVTNPSNTVYEMKRLIGRRWTDKEVQRDIKLMGYEMVKGSDGSVKVKMGKKEFSPEELSAMVLGKLKADAESFLGQPVSEAVITVPAYFDDAQRQATKDAGKIAGLEVKRIINEPTAAALAYGLEKKSTDEKIAVYDLGGGTFDVSILELGDGVFEVKSTNGDTHLGGADFDRAIVNYLLDEFKKESGVDVTDDKAAMQRLRDEAEKAKIELSSSNEVDINLPFLTATADGPVHFETKLTRAKLESLVADLVSRTAGPCEKALKDAGLKASDINAVVLVGGMTRMPAVQAKVKDIFGKEPMKGVNPDEVVAIGAAIQGGVLAGDVKDVLLLDVTPLSLGIETLGGVTTKLIPRNTTVPTSKSETFSTASDGQPQVEIHVLQGEREMSADNKSLGKFVLDGIAPAPRGVPQIEVTFNIDANGILHVTAKDKGTGKEQSITIQNSGNLSKEDVEKAAKEAEANAEADKKKREAIDAKNSLENGIYQAEKLKKDNDEKLSDDDKKELDAIIEAAKKSLESEDKDTLEAASKELTEKLMPIGAKLYEAAAPEDENKADGPAEGEVVDEKDSDKKEK encoded by the coding sequence ATGGGAAAAATCATTGGAATAGACTTAGGAACGACAAATAGTGCTATGGCTGTTATGGAAGGTGGTAAACCAGAAATAATCGCCAATGCAGAGGGAAATCGAACCACACCGAGTGTTGTCGCCATAAATAAAGGCGGCGAAAGGCTTGTAGGCCAAACCGCTCGTAGGCAAGCTGTTACAAACCCATCTAATACGGTATATGAAATGAAACGACTGATTGGCCGTAGATGGACAGATAAAGAAGTACAACGAGACATAAAATTGATGGGCTACGAGATGGTAAAAGGCTCTGACGGTAGTGTTAAGGTAAAAATGGGTAAAAAAGAATTTAGCCCAGAAGAATTATCTGCTATGGTCTTAGGCAAATTAAAGGCAGATGCCGAGAGCTTTCTTGGGCAACCTGTATCAGAAGCAGTCATTACTGTGCCAGCTTATTTTGACGACGCTCAGCGTCAGGCGACAAAAGATGCTGGTAAAATTGCTGGTCTAGAAGTAAAGCGTATAATTAACGAACCAACTGCAGCTGCCCTAGCATATGGTCTAGAAAAAAAATCTACTGATGAAAAAATAGCCGTTTACGATTTAGGTGGCGGTACATTTGACGTATCTATCCTTGAGTTAGGTGACGGTGTATTTGAAGTAAAAAGCACTAACGGTGACACCCACCTTGGAGGCGCAGATTTTGACCGAGCCATCGTGAATTATTTACTTGATGAGTTTAAAAAAGAAAGCGGCGTAGACGTTACAGACGACAAGGCAGCTATGCAAAGATTACGTGATGAAGCAGAAAAAGCTAAAATTGAACTTTCTAGCTCTAACGAAGTTGATATTAATCTTCCATTCTTAACAGCTACTGCTGATGGTCCAGTACACTTTGAAACCAAATTGACACGTGCCAAGCTAGAAAGTTTGGTGGCGGATCTAGTGAGTCGCACTGCTGGTCCATGTGAAAAGGCACTAAAAGACGCTGGCTTAAAAGCTTCAGATATTAATGCAGTTGTACTGGTTGGAGGTATGACACGCATGCCTGCGGTTCAAGCGAAAGTGAAAGATATTTTTGGCAAAGAGCCCATGAAAGGTGTTAACCCAGACGAAGTAGTAGCCATAGGTGCAGCAATACAAGGTGGAGTGCTTGCAGGTGATGTAAAAGATGTACTACTCCTAGACGTTACCCCGCTTTCTCTAGGCATAGAGACTCTTGGTGGTGTAACCACAAAACTTATTCCACGCAACACGACTGTCCCTACGAGCAAAAGTGAAACATTTAGCACAGCATCTGATGGTCAACCACAAGTTGAAATTCATGTATTACAAGGCGAACGTGAAATGTCTGCCGACAATAAAAGCCTTGGTAAGTTTGTGCTTGACGGTATTGCCCCGGCACCTCGTGGTGTACCACAAATTGAGGTTACGTTTAATATAGACGCCAACGGTATATTGCATGTTACAGCTAAAGATAAGGGAACAGGCAAAGAACAAAGTATCACGATTCAAAACAGCGGTAATCTTAGTAAAGAAGATGTAGAAAAAGCCGCCAAAGAAGCAGAAGCTAACGCAGAAGCTGACAAGAAAAAACGTGAAGCAATTGATGCCAAGAATAGTCTTGAAAACGGTATTTACCAAGCAGAAAAGCTCAAAAAAGATAATGATGAAAAGTTATCTGACGATGATAAAAAAGAACTAGATGCTATTATCGAAGCAGCAAAAAAATCACTTGAAAGCGAAGATAAAGATACACTTGAAGCAGCATCAAAAGAGCTCACAGAAAAGCTGATGCCAATTGGTGCAAAACTATATGAAGCAGCTGCTCCAGAAGATGAAAATAAGGCAGATGGCCCGGCTGAAGGCGAAGTAGTTGACGAAAAAGATTCCGACAAGAAAGAGAAATAG
- a CDS encoding nucleotide exchange factor GrpE, which yields MQPKKPRRKSAKQQIEELTEDLQRLQAEFINFKRRSEEDRTKAVSFGKEQAFEKLLPILDNLERALAQPPADIAEHPWVKGVWAANKQLEAELSAAGLQKYGAVGEPFNPEIHDAVSMIDGDGEKEVIAAVAQTGYMLDGAIIRHAVVQVTKQ from the coding sequence ATGCAACCAAAGAAACCACGTAGAAAAAGCGCAAAACAACAAATAGAAGAACTCACTGAAGATTTGCAGCGATTACAAGCAGAGTTTATTAATTTCAAGCGGCGTTCTGAAGAAGATCGTACAAAAGCCGTAAGCTTTGGTAAGGAGCAAGCCTTTGAGAAATTACTACCTATACTTGATAATCTCGAACGCGCTCTTGCTCAGCCGCCGGCTGACATTGCTGAACACCCTTGGGTAAAAGGCGTATGGGCTGCTAACAAGCAGCTAGAAGCCGAGCTAAGTGCTGCAGGTCTACAAAAATATGGAGCGGTAGGAGAGCCATTTAACCCAGAAATTCACGATGCCGTTAGTATGATCGATGGTGATGGCGAGAAGGAAGTTATTGCTGCAGTAGCCCAAACAGGCTATATGTTGGACGGTGCAATTATTCGCCATGCTGTTGTGCAGGTAACCAAGCAATAG